From Synoicihabitans lomoniglobus, the proteins below share one genomic window:
- the dnaE gene encoding DNA polymerase III subunit alpha — protein sequence MPADPSFAHLHVHTDYSLLDGACRIDRLMGRATELGMTALALTDHGNLFGAIQFYNAAKNAGIKPLIGCELYMTTGSRLEKKGRAEDGKSYYHLGLLAKNLTGYQNLLKLVSDSHLRGFYYKPRTDMETLAQYSEGLIGFTGCLASLVPQHLMHDREQDAREACARFVDIFGRENYFVEIQDHGIPEQKKIIPGLLKLGEEFNLKVIATNDVHYVNQSDSVPHDAMLCIQTGSKIADENRMRFTGSEFYLKSRAEMEKVFGEVPESIINTQAVAEMCELAIPFPKGSERYPKYPLPPEIESKQSPGEFLHQLCVEGLKDRYDVDFDAIAAEPEVAAKLDLLNNRPEGEKPQPPDYTGLDLPRELIVRLGYELSIINVTGFIDYFLVVWDFIHWAKKKDIPVGPGRGSGAGCLVAYLLEITNVDPMRFGLLFERFLNPERVSPPDFDIDFCMRRRVEVIDYVREKYGKDCVANIITYGTLGAKMVLRDVSRVNDLPFAEADRLAKMIPDELNISLEDAIEKSAELRNEIDRNPVAKKIVGAARVLEGMVRNTGKHAAGIIITDQPLENFVPLTLQEGDVTVQFSMKAVDKLGLLKMDFLGLKTLTVISDAVANVRRTHDPKFSIEEISLEDPTTYELLNAGKTVGVFQLESPGMQNASRQVGISTVDDINAISALYRPGPMQYIPAYARGKNDPSSISYPHALLEPVLKETFGIIVYQEQVMECARVIAGYSLGGADMLRRAMGKKDAEAMAREREKFIAGAKTKHDISANKANEIFDILNKFAEYGFNKSHSAAYAIVAYQTAYLKANYPVEFMAAVLTADLGNAEKVSHFIDETLAMGIEVQGPDVNESRENFAPVAGGGKIRFGLAGIKGVGEAASLKIIEERETNGPFEDFDDFITRVDSKAANKRVLEHLVKTGAFDFAGEPRKSIYERIDGAMANAVAQARDRAAGQNNFLDMLAEPEPAPRAAAVKSKRYSPDEVGDFSSAEKLAFEKELLGFYVSGHPMNTYVGLADALDTFDIDELLDQDDRTNFRICGIAGGLQKKLAKKDNRPWVAFTLATKKASVALNMFADAYEEYGEVLGENVPVVILGSIMVRDDGARVNVKEAYPLANYVAANVKRVTWLLHPDHRDNADFMEQLRPILDAQSGSTNTSFGFLGEDRAIAVADVSTALSWKLSGEIFQILRQHPAVAGVQIETSPLEVKETRRWGKRR from the coding sequence GTGCCTGCCGATCCGAGTTTTGCCCACCTTCACGTTCATACCGACTACAGCCTGCTCGACGGCGCCTGCCGGATAGACCGGCTCATGGGTCGGGCCACCGAACTGGGCATGACGGCTCTCGCCCTCACCGACCACGGTAACCTCTTCGGTGCCATTCAGTTCTACAACGCGGCCAAGAACGCCGGCATCAAGCCCCTCATCGGCTGCGAACTCTACATGACCACCGGCTCGCGGTTGGAGAAGAAGGGCCGCGCCGAGGACGGAAAAAGCTATTACCACCTCGGTCTCCTCGCCAAAAACCTCACCGGCTACCAGAATCTGCTCAAGCTGGTCTCCGACTCCCATCTGCGTGGTTTCTACTACAAACCGCGCACCGATATGGAAACATTGGCCCAATATTCCGAAGGGCTCATCGGTTTCACCGGCTGTCTGGCGTCCCTCGTGCCCCAGCATCTTATGCACGATCGCGAACAGGATGCCCGGGAGGCGTGCGCCCGTTTCGTCGACATCTTCGGCCGCGAAAATTACTTCGTCGAGATCCAGGACCATGGCATTCCGGAGCAAAAGAAGATCATCCCCGGCCTGCTCAAGCTCGGCGAAGAGTTCAATCTCAAGGTCATCGCCACCAACGACGTTCACTACGTCAACCAGTCCGATTCCGTGCCGCACGATGCCATGCTGTGCATCCAGACAGGATCCAAGATCGCCGACGAGAACCGCATGCGGTTCACCGGCTCCGAGTTCTATCTCAAATCCCGCGCCGAGATGGAAAAGGTCTTTGGCGAGGTGCCGGAATCCATCATCAACACGCAAGCGGTCGCCGAGATGTGCGAACTGGCGATTCCCTTCCCCAAGGGTTCGGAACGTTACCCGAAGTATCCGCTGCCTCCGGAAATCGAATCCAAGCAATCCCCCGGTGAGTTCCTGCACCAACTCTGCGTCGAGGGCCTGAAGGACCGCTACGACGTTGATTTCGACGCGATCGCGGCCGAACCCGAGGTCGCCGCCAAACTCGATCTGCTCAACAACCGGCCCGAGGGCGAAAAACCCCAACCGCCCGACTACACCGGGTTGGACTTGCCGCGCGAGCTCATCGTCCGCCTCGGCTACGAACTCTCGATTATCAACGTCACCGGGTTCATCGACTACTTCCTCGTCGTCTGGGACTTCATTCACTGGGCCAAGAAAAAGGACATTCCCGTCGGCCCCGGCCGTGGTTCCGGTGCGGGTTGCCTCGTGGCCTACCTGCTCGAAATCACCAACGTCGACCCGATGCGGTTCGGCCTGCTGTTCGAACGTTTTCTCAATCCCGAGCGCGTGTCCCCGCCCGACTTCGATATCGACTTCTGCATGCGACGTCGCGTCGAGGTCATCGACTACGTGCGCGAGAAATACGGCAAGGACTGCGTCGCCAACATCATCACCTACGGCACCCTTGGCGCCAAAATGGTGCTGCGCGACGTGTCCCGCGTAAACGACCTGCCCTTCGCCGAGGCCGATCGCCTGGCCAAGATGATCCCCGACGAGCTCAACATCTCCCTGGAGGACGCCATCGAAAAATCGGCCGAGTTGCGCAACGAGATCGACCGCAATCCCGTCGCCAAAAAAATCGTCGGCGCCGCCCGCGTGCTCGAGGGCATGGTGCGCAACACCGGCAAACACGCCGCCGGTATCATCATCACCGATCAGCCGCTGGAAAACTTCGTGCCGCTCACGCTTCAGGAAGGCGATGTCACCGTGCAGTTCTCCATGAAGGCCGTCGACAAGCTCGGCCTGCTCAAAATGGATTTCCTCGGGCTCAAAACGCTCACCGTCATCTCGGATGCGGTCGCCAATGTCCGCCGCACCCACGATCCCAAGTTCTCCATCGAAGAGATCTCGCTCGAAGATCCCACGACCTACGAATTGCTCAATGCCGGTAAAACTGTGGGCGTGTTCCAGCTCGAATCGCCGGGCATGCAAAACGCTTCGCGTCAGGTCGGCATCTCCACCGTCGATGACATCAACGCGATTTCCGCGCTCTACCGTCCGGGTCCGATGCAGTATATCCCCGCCTACGCCCGGGGTAAAAACGACCCGAGCTCCATCAGTTACCCGCACGCGCTCCTCGAGCCCGTGTTGAAGGAAACGTTCGGCATCATCGTCTACCAGGAACAGGTGATGGAGTGCGCCCGCGTCATCGCCGGTTACAGTCTCGGTGGTGCCGACATGCTCCGCCGGGCCATGGGTAAGAAGGACGCCGAGGCCATGGCTCGGGAACGCGAAAAATTCATCGCGGGAGCCAAAACCAAACACGACATCTCGGCCAACAAGGCCAACGAGATCTTCGACATCCTCAACAAGTTCGCCGAATACGGCTTCAACAAGTCGCACTCGGCGGCCTACGCCATCGTCGCCTACCAAACCGCGTATTTGAAAGCCAACTACCCGGTGGAATTCATGGCCGCCGTGCTCACGGCCGATCTGGGCAATGCCGAAAAGGTTTCCCACTTCATCGACGAAACCCTTGCCATGGGCATCGAGGTGCAGGGCCCCGACGTGAACGAATCACGCGAGAACTTCGCCCCCGTCGCGGGCGGCGGCAAAATCCGCTTCGGCCTCGCCGGGATCAAGGGCGTCGGCGAAGCCGCCTCGCTCAAGATCATCGAAGAACGTGAAACCAACGGTCCCTTCGAAGACTTCGATGACTTCATCACCCGCGTCGACAGCAAGGCCGCCAACAAGCGCGTGCTCGAACACCTCGTCAAAACGGGCGCGTTCGACTTCGCCGGCGAACCCCGCAAGAGCATTTACGAACGCATCGATGGCGCCATGGCCAACGCCGTCGCTCAAGCCCGCGACCGCGCCGCCGGCCAAAACAACTTCCTCGACATGCTGGCCGAACCCGAGCCCGCCCCGCGCGCCGCGGCCGTCAAATCGAAGCGCTATTCGCCGGATGAAGTGGGAGATTTCTCGTCGGCGGAAAAATTGGCCTTCGAAAAAGAGCTGCTTGGATTCTACGTGTCCGGTCACCCGATGAACACCTATGTCGGTCTCGCCGACGCCCTCGACACCTTCGACATCGACGAACTGCTCGACCAGGACGACCGCACCAACTTCCGCATCTGTGGCATCGCCGGTGGCCTCCAAAAGAAATTGGCCAAAAAGGACAACCGCCCGTGGGTCGCGTTCACCCTCGCGACCAAAAAGGCCTCCGTCGCCCTCAACATGTTTGCCGACGCCTACGAGGAATACGGCGAAGTTCTCGGCGAAAATGTGCCCGTGGTCATCCTGGGCTCGATCATGGTCCGCGACGACGGAGCCCGCGTGAACGTCAAGGAAGCCTACCCCCTCGCCAACTACGTCGCCGCCAACGTGAAACGCGTGACCTGGCTCCTGCACCCTGACCACCGGGACAACGCCGATTTCATGGAACAGCTGCGCCCCATTTTGGATGCCCAGTCCGGTTCGACCAATACCAGCTTTGGCTTCCTCGGCGAAGACCGCGCGATTGCCGTGGCTGACGTTTCCACCGCCCTCAGCTGGAAACTCAGCGGCGAGATATTCCAAATCCTACGCCAACACCCCGCCGTCGCCGGCGTGCAGATCGAAACCTCCCCCCTCGAAGTCAAAGAGACCCGACGCTGGGGTAAACGCCGCTAA
- a CDS encoding TonB-dependent receptor plug domain-containing protein yields MALATAIGTAQLTAQDPAADAFDFAKLSLEELLGLHINSVSRRPERVFDAAAAVHVVTSEDIERIVAFDLPEALRLAPGIQVAQIDASNYAVTARGFNDVYANKLLMMTDGRTLYTKLFSGTLWNHAPVFMPDIDRIEVVRGPGATLWGANAVNGVINAVTKDAHDTLGGLFSVAIGDNLKAAANVRYGWITSEHSATRVYASYLEAGNLGAVDDDDIGGWDRKFVGARHDWHGENGRSLMITAEARELNSSNIISRLSVLPPYEVPIRNDVSTEAALLLGRWTQSLGSTGEWSTQAYIERVIHEQGLVATAFTVMDIDSQYQFETNSDDEWVFGFNAHRESDNVKSTNEYVFSPAIESTDLVSAFAQFSHHFGDEFKLTLGSKFEHHSYTDWEIQPGVRWAWTPTTEQTIWGSVARAARTPSRAERGSSLSAAIIPPNPRSPLPTKALLSGNADFESEYLTAYELGYRMQVTPEFSVDLALFVNDYTGLRNTKAPIVYPVFTPIPHIVADAQVANGVSGTTHGGEINIRWTPSDQLTFDASYSAIEFDLEDAMAPGVHTASIAIHQDYTPSYETKLRGAWRVTPSLTFDAFLSNRGGMPIASIPAYTNLELRLAWSPRIGQRWEIVGQNLLDPHHAEFPFSSTFGGEVREIDRAVFLKFTSRF; encoded by the coding sequence TTGGCACTGGCGACGGCCATCGGCACCGCGCAATTGACGGCGCAGGATCCCGCGGCGGATGCATTCGATTTCGCCAAGCTCAGCTTGGAAGAGCTGCTGGGGTTGCACATCAACAGCGTCTCGCGTCGCCCCGAAAGAGTATTTGATGCCGCCGCCGCCGTCCACGTGGTGACGTCCGAAGACATCGAACGCATTGTCGCGTTCGACCTGCCCGAAGCCCTCCGCCTGGCCCCCGGTATTCAAGTCGCCCAAATCGATGCGAGCAATTACGCGGTGACCGCCCGCGGTTTCAATGACGTCTATGCCAACAAGCTGCTGATGATGACGGACGGCCGCACCCTGTATACCAAACTGTTTTCCGGCACGCTCTGGAATCATGCTCCCGTTTTCATGCCCGACATCGACCGCATTGAGGTGGTCCGGGGCCCGGGCGCGACCCTGTGGGGCGCAAACGCCGTCAACGGCGTGATCAACGCGGTAACGAAAGACGCCCACGACACGTTGGGCGGACTCTTCTCCGTCGCCATCGGCGACAACCTGAAGGCGGCGGCCAACGTCCGCTACGGTTGGATCACGTCCGAACACAGTGCGACTCGCGTCTACGCCAGCTACCTTGAGGCGGGAAATCTCGGCGCCGTGGACGACGACGACATCGGGGGATGGGACCGTAAGTTCGTGGGGGCGCGCCACGACTGGCACGGTGAAAACGGCCGGTCGCTCATGATCACGGCCGAGGCTCGCGAACTCAACTCTTCCAATATCATCTCCCGCCTTTCCGTGCTGCCTCCCTACGAGGTTCCGATTCGCAATGATGTTTCAACCGAAGCCGCCCTGCTCCTCGGTCGCTGGACCCAGTCGCTGGGCTCCACCGGGGAATGGAGCACCCAAGCCTACATCGAGCGCGTCATACACGAGCAGGGACTGGTTGCCACCGCGTTCACCGTCATGGACATCGACTCGCAATACCAATTCGAGACCAACTCCGACGATGAGTGGGTATTCGGATTCAACGCCCATCGCGAATCCGACAACGTGAAATCGACGAACGAGTATGTCTTTTCACCCGCCATCGAATCCACGGATTTGGTCAGCGCATTTGCCCAATTTTCCCATCATTTCGGCGACGAATTCAAACTCACCCTCGGGTCCAAGTTCGAGCACCACAGCTACACCGACTGGGAGATTCAGCCGGGAGTGCGCTGGGCCTGGACCCCCACCACCGAGCAAACCATCTGGGGATCGGTCGCCCGCGCCGCCCGCACGCCCTCCCGGGCCGAGCGCGGCAGCAGTCTCTCGGCGGCCATCATCCCGCCGAACCCTCGGTCCCCCCTGCCCACCAAGGCGTTGCTCAGCGGAAACGCAGACTTTGAATCCGAATACCTCACCGCCTACGAGCTGGGTTACCGGATGCAGGTCACGCCGGAATTTTCGGTGGATCTGGCCCTCTTCGTAAACGACTACACCGGACTGCGTAACACCAAGGCTCCGATCGTTTATCCGGTTTTCACCCCGATCCCGCACATTGTCGCCGACGCGCAGGTCGCCAACGGCGTGAGCGGCACGACCCACGGCGGCGAAATCAACATCCGCTGGACTCCCTCCGACCAGCTCACCTTCGACGCTTCCTATTCCGCCATCGAATTTGATCTCGAGGACGCCATGGCGCCCGGAGTGCACACCGCTTCGATCGCGATTCATCAGGACTATACACCGTCCTACGAAACGAAGCTGCGGGGGGCGTGGCGGGTGACACCGTCCCTCACCTTCGACGCGTTCCTGAGCAATCGCGGAGGCATGCCCATCGCTTCGATTCCCGCCTATACCAACCTCGAACTGAGGTTGGCCTGGTCTCCGCGCATCGGACAGCGTTGGGAAATCGTGGGGCAAAACCTCCTCGATCCGCACCACGCGGAGTTCCCCTTCAGCAGCACCTTCGGCGGCGAGGTTCGGGAAATTGATCGTGCCGTTTTCCTGAAATTCACCAGTCGGTTCTGA
- a CDS encoding YfiR family protein, with amino-acid sequence MPNFPRFRPRLAYPFRRYGRALAIFTLLSAGISSSNPGFAQSVEYRVKAAFIFNFARFVEWPPSASNQHTPIDLAIWAPDEPYEVIAAALADKVVGKRKVRVGRFNPDGPMPHILFVHDAQEPIPQGLQRRLVAAHVLVVGQSTDFAAKYGIIGLVPRGDSLRFQINLHAAERSGLRLSGQLARLAEIVKDQP; translated from the coding sequence ATGCCGAATTTTCCGAGATTCCGGCCCCGACTCGCGTATCCGTTTCGACGTTACGGCCGGGCGCTGGCGATCTTCACCCTCCTGAGCGCGGGCATCTCATCGAGCAACCCCGGTTTCGCGCAGTCGGTGGAATACCGCGTCAAAGCCGCGTTTATCTTCAATTTCGCCCGCTTTGTCGAATGGCCGCCTTCGGCCTCGAATCAGCACACCCCCATTGACCTCGCCATCTGGGCCCCCGACGAACCCTACGAGGTGATCGCCGCCGCCCTCGCCGACAAGGTGGTGGGAAAACGAAAAGTGCGGGTCGGGCGTTTCAATCCGGACGGCCCGATGCCCCACATCCTGTTCGTCCACGACGCCCAGGAGCCCATCCCGCAAGGTTTGCAACGGCGATTGGTCGCCGCCCATGTGCTGGTGGTCGGTCAATCGACGGATTTCGCCGCGAAATACGGGATCATCGGTCTCGTTCCCCGGGGTGATTCGCTTCGCTTTCAAATCAATCTCCATGCGGCCGAACGCTCCGGTCTGCGTCTCAGCGGGCAACTCGCCCGGCTGGCGGAAATCGTGAAGGACCAACCATGA
- a CDS encoding ATP-binding protein, translated as MTSSPATLENRMRAVSMRSKILWVVVATCSAGIILAGLALFAHQALTLRTQFRSQMTALTRVVADFAVAPTTFGDERGIREAMTVLESRPDVLAAQLRSVDNALLMEFGDPNIIAAFPAAPLENSAFVGWNLRVNEPLLAQTDQVGHLVMVATFRPTFWEAVQNFAPALVLTILGVLSLVGPFVWMLAGWLISGLKRLAASADRIASTADYSVRAEVGGKDEVGHLTATFNAMLNRLQESDQSLRTSNQALSHEIKERSRLEKALLESSRLAGMAEVATGVLHNVGNVLTSINVAAQLAREHLDQSRLSALGRVAHLLEPYENDPQRFYREHPKANLLPRLLRQLHGQLETERHEVRREITTLNQNIEHVKEIVTSQQNFASNAGFSEKLVAAELVEEALQIQFSSLARHHIVVERKLTTEVTFISDRHAVLQILVNLVSNAVHALKSMPPADRRMIVGIETTAQALHFYVRDFGKGIEPANLTRVFQHGFTTRKDGHGFGLHSGANSARQMGGQLLAESDGPGRGATFTLLLPISGAAPLLPSRITTKTQTVSPAPRLA; from the coding sequence ATGACCTCCTCGCCCGCCACCCTGGAAAACCGCATGCGCGCCGTGTCGATGCGCTCGAAGATACTGTGGGTTGTCGTCGCGACCTGCAGCGCGGGCATCATCCTCGCGGGCCTGGCGCTGTTCGCCCACCAAGCCCTCACCCTGCGCACCCAGTTCCGCAGCCAGATGACCGCCCTCACCCGGGTGGTGGCGGATTTCGCCGTCGCCCCCACCACGTTCGGCGACGAGCGCGGCATCCGGGAAGCCATGACGGTGCTGGAAAGCCGTCCTGACGTATTGGCTGCCCAACTACGGTCGGTCGACAACGCCCTGTTGATGGAATTCGGTGACCCGAACATCATCGCGGCCTTCCCCGCCGCCCCCCTGGAGAATTCCGCCTTCGTCGGCTGGAACCTCCGCGTGAACGAACCTCTCCTCGCCCAAACCGACCAAGTCGGCCACCTGGTCATGGTCGCCACGTTTCGACCCACGTTTTGGGAGGCGGTGCAAAATTTTGCCCCGGCGCTGGTGCTCACCATCCTCGGCGTGCTCAGTCTCGTCGGTCCATTCGTGTGGATGTTGGCGGGCTGGTTGATTTCGGGCCTCAAACGCCTCGCCGCCAGCGCGGACCGCATCGCCTCGACCGCCGACTATTCGGTGCGCGCGGAGGTGGGGGGCAAGGATGAGGTCGGCCACCTTACCGCCACCTTCAACGCCATGCTCAACCGCCTCCAAGAGTCGGACCAATCCCTGCGCACGTCCAACCAAGCCCTCAGCCACGAGATCAAGGAACGCAGTCGCCTGGAGAAAGCCCTGCTGGAATCCTCGCGTCTCGCCGGCATGGCCGAGGTCGCCACCGGCGTGCTGCACAATGTGGGCAACGTGCTGACCAGTATCAACGTCGCCGCCCAGTTGGCCCGGGAACACCTCGATCAATCCCGGCTATCTGCCCTGGGCCGGGTGGCGCACCTGCTCGAACCCTACGAAAACGATCCGCAACGGTTTTACCGCGAACACCCCAAGGCCAATCTCCTGCCGAGGCTGCTGCGTCAACTCCACGGTCAACTCGAAACCGAACGACACGAGGTGCGACGCGAGATCACCACGCTCAACCAAAACATCGAGCACGTGAAGGAGATCGTGACTTCCCAGCAGAACTTCGCGTCCAACGCCGGGTTTTCCGAAAAACTCGTCGCCGCCGAACTCGTCGAGGAGGCCCTGCAAATCCAGTTCTCTTCCCTCGCCCGCCATCACATCGTGGTGGAGCGAAAACTGACCACCGAGGTCACATTCATCTCCGACCGGCACGCCGTTTTGCAGATTTTGGTCAACCTGGTCAGCAACGCCGTGCATGCCTTGAAATCCATGCCTCCCGCCGATCGCCGCATGATTGTCGGAATCGAGACCACGGCACAAGCGCTGCACTTCTACGTGCGCGACTTCGGCAAAGGCATCGAGCCCGCCAATCTTACCCGCGTCTTTCAACATGGTTTCACCACCCGCAAGGACGGCCATGGCTTCGGGCTGCACAGCGGGGCAAATTCCGCCCGCCAAATGGGCGGCCAACTGCTCGCGGAAAGCGACGGTCCCGGCCGCGGGGCGACCTTCACCCTGCTTCTGCCCATTTCCGGTGCGGCGCCCTTGCTACCGTCCCGGATTACCACCAAAACACAGACCGTGAGCCCCGCCCCGCGTCTCGCATGA
- a CDS encoding response regulator, protein MTSQPSRILVVDDTPNIHGDFRKILTPKRPSPADETDLEAEFFDEVADELPSHRQFAITSAYQGQEALLAVKESIEASDPFQVAFVDMRMPPGWDGLETIRHIWAVDPNIQVVICTAYSDYTWKNLHDELGPSDSLIILKKPFDNIEVVQLAHALTRKWELDREHRNKVEVLGKTVKFRTGQLQAARDRFAEAFNASPLAQCIQSLTTGEVLEVNAAYVSCLGLHGEEVVGRTPESFSEHVSPRAWRRLMRKLARGETIADQLGRFTRPDGEHREFRIFARRIVIQKEPHCLWVMQDTTDRTMLERQLQQAQKMEAIGQLAAGVAHDFNNIMTVMQGFTQVNLAHPDLPPDLRQNLEHVNDAGTQAAALTRQLLLFSRKQVTQERLLAPADVVRDLEPLLRRLLGSGFELQLQLENVDAQVRADRANLEQILMNLVGNARDALGQHGHIEVKVCTVSVSADDTARVTDASEGQFVRIDVSDDGPGIPPNVLPRIFDPFFTTKPVGEGTGLGLATCYGIARQHGGWIEVKTTPGRGTIFQVFLPVEQTGGSKVSATLEEQNGLTNTTHLRGTERILIAEDDAVVTELIGSVLRRHGYATTCVDNGPAALRAWDEMGGFDMVFSDMVMPKGMNGAELATEILKTAPDVPIVLATGYSEALLQEVASPELLEHCVLLLKPYDMGKLLRIVRQVFDAKKSGIPWVVRKTSSTAHPFPFSEKS, encoded by the coding sequence ATGACCAGTCAACCCTCTCGAATTCTCGTCGTCGACGACACTCCGAATATTCATGGTGATTTTCGCAAGATCCTGACTCCCAAGCGCCCGTCCCCCGCGGACGAAACCGACCTCGAAGCCGAGTTTTTCGACGAAGTAGCGGATGAACTGCCTTCGCATCGCCAGTTTGCCATCACCAGTGCGTATCAGGGGCAGGAGGCTTTGTTGGCCGTCAAGGAGAGCATCGAGGCATCCGACCCGTTTCAAGTCGCGTTCGTCGACATGCGCATGCCTCCCGGTTGGGACGGTCTCGAAACCATTCGGCATATCTGGGCGGTCGACCCCAACATCCAGGTGGTGATCTGCACCGCCTATTCCGACTACACGTGGAAGAACCTGCACGATGAGCTGGGGCCGTCCGACAGCTTGATCATTCTCAAGAAGCCGTTCGACAACATCGAGGTCGTCCAACTCGCCCACGCCCTCACCCGCAAGTGGGAGCTCGATCGGGAGCATCGGAACAAAGTCGAGGTGCTGGGCAAGACGGTGAAGTTCCGCACCGGCCAACTGCAGGCCGCCCGGGACCGGTTTGCCGAAGCATTCAACGCCAGCCCCCTGGCCCAGTGTATCCAATCTTTAACTACTGGCGAGGTGCTCGAAGTCAACGCCGCCTACGTCAGCTGCCTCGGGCTGCACGGGGAGGAAGTCGTCGGACGGACGCCCGAGTCATTCAGCGAACACGTCAGCCCGCGCGCCTGGCGACGATTGATGCGAAAACTGGCGCGGGGAGAAACCATCGCCGACCAGTTGGGCCGGTTCACCCGGCCGGACGGAGAGCACCGGGAGTTTCGCATCTTCGCCCGTCGCATTGTCATTCAAAAAGAGCCGCACTGCCTCTGGGTCATGCAGGACACGACCGACCGCACCATGCTGGAACGCCAGCTTCAGCAGGCCCAGAAAATGGAGGCCATTGGTCAGCTGGCCGCCGGCGTCGCCCATGATTTCAACAACATCATGACGGTGATGCAGGGCTTCACGCAGGTGAACCTCGCCCATCCCGATCTGCCGCCCGACCTCCGTCAAAACCTCGAACACGTCAACGACGCCGGCACCCAGGCCGCCGCCCTCACCCGGCAGCTGCTCCTCTTCAGCCGCAAGCAGGTCACCCAAGAACGTCTGCTCGCTCCCGCCGATGTGGTGCGCGACCTCGAGCCCCTGCTGCGTCGGCTGCTGGGCAGCGGTTTCGAACTTCAACTTCAACTCGAAAACGTTGATGCCCAGGTGCGGGCCGACCGCGCCAATCTCGAACAAATCCTCATGAACCTGGTGGGCAACGCCCGCGACGCTCTCGGGCAGCACGGCCACATCGAGGTTAAAGTCTGCACCGTTTCCGTTTCGGCCGATGACACCGCCCGGGTGACCGACGCCAGCGAGGGCCAGTTTGTGCGCATCGATGTGAGCGATGACGGACCGGGCATCCCCCCCAATGTTCTGCCCCGCATCTTTGATCCGTTTTTCACCACCAAACCCGTCGGCGAGGGCACCGGGTTGGGGCTCGCCACATGCTACGGCATCGCCCGCCAACACGGTGGCTGGATTGAAGTCAAAACGACTCCCGGACGCGGCACCATCTTCCAGGTGTTTCTCCCGGTCGAGCAAACCGGCGGTTCCAAGGTAAGCGCGACACTCGAAGAGCAAAACGGCCTGACCAACACCACGCACCTGCGGGGCACGGAACGCATTCTCATTGCGGAGGACGACGCCGTGGTGACCGAACTCATCGGCAGTGTCCTGCGACGGCACGGTTACGCCACCACCTGCGTCGACAACGGCCCCGCGGCACTGCGCGCCTGGGATGAGATGGGTGGGTTTGACATGGTCTTCTCCGACATGGTCATGCCCAAGGGCATGAACGGCGCCGAGCTCGCGACCGAGATCCTGAAAACCGCCCCCGATGTCCCCATCGTGCTGGCCACCGGATACAGTGAAGCGCTGTTGCAGGAGGTCGCTTCTCCCGAGTTGCTGGAGCACTGTGTTTTACTGCTCAAACCCTACGACATGGGCAAACTCCTGCGCATCGTCCGACAGGTGTTTGACGCCAAAAAATCGGGCATCCCCTGGGTGGTTCGCAAAACCTCTTCCACCGCGCACCCATTCCCCTTTAGCGAGAAATCTTAA